From a single Nothobranchius furzeri strain GRZ-AD chromosome 9, NfurGRZ-RIMD1, whole genome shotgun sequence genomic region:
- the bdnf gene encoding brain-derived neurotrophic factor isoform X3: MFHQVRRVMTILFLTMVISYFSCMRAAPLRDAPGIRGHRTEGYLGAAATTARGHGTLQSGGGPGQHGELPSLTDTFEQVIEELLEVEGEAAQLGQGSDKSQGGGGPLPVVTTENKDVDLYNSRVMISNQVPLEPPLLFLLEEYKNYLDAANMSMRVRRHSDPSRRGELSVCDSISQWVTAVDKKTAIDMSGQTVTVMEKVPVPNGQLKQYFYETKCNPMGYTKDGCRGIDKRHYNSQCRTTQSYVRALTMDSKKKIGWRFIRIDTSCVCTLTIKRGR, from the exons ATG TTCCACCAGGTTAGAAGAGTGATGACCATCCTGTTCCTTACTATGGTTATTTCATACTTCAGTTGCATGAGAGCTGCGCCCCTGAGAGACGCCCCGGGCATTCGGGGCCATCGGACGGAAGGCTACTTGGGCGCTGCTGCGACGACCGCTCGAGGCCACGGGACTCTGCAGAGTGGCGGCGGGCCGGGCCAGCACGGCGAGCTGCCCTCGCTCACAGACACGTTCGAGCAGGTGATCGAGGAGCTGCTGGAGGTGGAGGGAGAGGCCGCACAGCTGGGACAGGGGTCTGACAAGAGCCAGGGAGGCGGGGGCCCGTTGCCCGTGGTCACCACAGAGAACAAGGATGTCGACCTGTACAACTCGCGGGTGATGATCAGCAACCAAGTGCCTTTGGAGCCGCCGTTGCTCTTTCTTCTGGAGGAATACAAAAACTATCTGGATGCTGCAAACATGTCCATGAGGGTGAGGCGACACTCCGACCCCTCACGGCGTGGAGAGCTGAGTGTGTGTGACAGTATTAGCCAGTGGGTGACAGCTGTGGATAAAAAGACGGCAATAGACATGTCCGGGCAGACAGTTACCGTCATGGAAAAGGTCCCTGTCCCCAATGGCCAGCTGAAGCAATACTTTTATGAGACCAAATGCAACCCCATGGGGTACACAAAGGACGGCTGCAGAGGAATAGACAAGCGGCATTATAACTCCCAATGCAGGACAACCCAGTCCTACGTGCGAGCGCTCACCATGGATAGCAAAAAGAAGATTGGCTGGCGGTTTATAAGGATAGACACTTCATGTGTATGCACATTGACCATTAAAAGAGGGAGATAG
- the bdnf gene encoding brain-derived neurotrophic factor isoform X1 has translation MTILFLTMVISYFSCMRAAPLRDAPGIRGHRTEGYLGAAATTARGHGTLQSGGGPGQHGELPSLTDTFEQVIEELLEVEGEAAQLGQGSDKSQGGGGPLPVVTTENKDVDLYNSRVMISNQVPLEPPLLFLLEEYKNYLDAANMSMRVRRHSDPSRRGELSVCDSISQWVTAVDKKTAIDMSGQTVTVMEKVPVPNGQLKQYFYETKCNPMGYTKDGCRGIDKRHYNSQCRTTQSYVRALTMDSKKKIGWRFIRIDTSCVCTLTIKRGR, from the coding sequence ATGACCATCCTGTTCCTTACTATGGTTATTTCATACTTCAGTTGCATGAGAGCTGCGCCCCTGAGAGACGCCCCGGGCATTCGGGGCCATCGGACGGAAGGCTACTTGGGCGCTGCTGCGACGACCGCTCGAGGCCACGGGACTCTGCAGAGTGGCGGCGGGCCGGGCCAGCACGGCGAGCTGCCCTCGCTCACAGACACGTTCGAGCAGGTGATCGAGGAGCTGCTGGAGGTGGAGGGAGAGGCCGCACAGCTGGGACAGGGGTCTGACAAGAGCCAGGGAGGCGGGGGCCCGTTGCCCGTGGTCACCACAGAGAACAAGGATGTCGACCTGTACAACTCGCGGGTGATGATCAGCAACCAAGTGCCTTTGGAGCCGCCGTTGCTCTTTCTTCTGGAGGAATACAAAAACTATCTGGATGCTGCAAACATGTCCATGAGGGTGAGGCGACACTCCGACCCCTCACGGCGTGGAGAGCTGAGTGTGTGTGACAGTATTAGCCAGTGGGTGACAGCTGTGGATAAAAAGACGGCAATAGACATGTCCGGGCAGACAGTTACCGTCATGGAAAAGGTCCCTGTCCCCAATGGCCAGCTGAAGCAATACTTTTATGAGACCAAATGCAACCCCATGGGGTACACAAAGGACGGCTGCAGAGGAATAGACAAGCGGCATTATAACTCCCAATGCAGGACAACCCAGTCCTACGTGCGAGCGCTCACCATGGATAGCAAAAAGAAGATTGGCTGGCGGTTTATAAGGATAGACACTTCATGTGTATGCACATTGACCATTAAAAGAGGGAGATAG
- the lin7c gene encoding protein lin-7 homolog C isoform X2 yields MASLGEPVRLERDINRAIELLDKLQRTGEVPPQKLQALQRVLQSEFCNAVREVYEHVYETVDINSSPEATVAAFAASEGHSHPRVVELPKTEEGLGFNIMGGKEQNSPIYISRIIPGGIADRHGGLKRGDQLLSVNGVSVEGEHHEKAVELLKAAQGTVKLVVRYTPKVLEEMESRFEKMRSAKRRQQNNFPQ; encoded by the exons ATGGCATCTCTGGGGGAACCTGTGCGACTGGAAAGAG ATATCAATCGTGCAATTGAGCTGCTTGATAAGCTGCAGAGAACAGGGGAAGTGCCTCCGCAGAAGCTGCAGGCGCTGCAGCGAGTCCTACAGAGTGAATTCTGTAACGCTGTCAGAGAG GTTTATGAGCATGTGTATGAAACGGTAGACATCAACAGCAGTCCTGAG GCTACTGTGGCAGCTTTTGCAGCAAGTGAAGGACACTCCCATCCTCGTGTTGTGGAACTGCCCAAGACAGAAGAAGGTCTGGGTTTCAATATAATGGGCGGAAAGGAGCAAAACTCGCCTATTTACATCTCGCGGATCATCCCAGGAGGCATCGCTGACCGACATGGAGGCCTGAAAAGAGGCGACCAGCTTCTCTCTGTTAATGGGGTG AGCGTGGAAGGGGAGCACCATGAGAAAGCTGTGGAACTCCTCAAAGCAGCTCAGGGCACGGTCAAGCTGGTGGTCAGGTACACCCCCAAGGTCCTCGAGGAAATGGAGTCACGCTTTGAGAAGATGAGGTCGGCCAAGCGCCGGCAACAGAACAACTTCCCTCAGTAG
- the lin7c gene encoding protein lin-7 homolog C isoform X1 has protein sequence MASLGEPVRLERDINRAIELLDKLQRTGEVPPQKLQALQRVLQSEFCNAVREVYEHVYETVDINSSPEVRANATAKATVAAFAASEGHSHPRVVELPKTEEGLGFNIMGGKEQNSPIYISRIIPGGIADRHGGLKRGDQLLSVNGVSVEGEHHEKAVELLKAAQGTVKLVVRYTPKVLEEMESRFEKMRSAKRRQQNNFPQ, from the exons ATGGCATCTCTGGGGGAACCTGTGCGACTGGAAAGAG ATATCAATCGTGCAATTGAGCTGCTTGATAAGCTGCAGAGAACAGGGGAAGTGCCTCCGCAGAAGCTGCAGGCGCTGCAGCGAGTCCTACAGAGTGAATTCTGTAACGCTGTCAGAGAG GTTTATGAGCATGTGTATGAAACGGTAGACATCAACAGCAGTCCTGAGGTCAGAGCCAACGCCACAGCTAAA GCTACTGTGGCAGCTTTTGCAGCAAGTGAAGGACACTCCCATCCTCGTGTTGTGGAACTGCCCAAGACAGAAGAAGGTCTGGGTTTCAATATAATGGGCGGAAAGGAGCAAAACTCGCCTATTTACATCTCGCGGATCATCCCAGGAGGCATCGCTGACCGACATGGAGGCCTGAAAAGAGGCGACCAGCTTCTCTCTGTTAATGGGGTG AGCGTGGAAGGGGAGCACCATGAGAAAGCTGTGGAACTCCTCAAAGCAGCTCAGGGCACGGTCAAGCTGGTGGTCAGGTACACCCCCAAGGTCCTCGAGGAAATGGAGTCACGCTTTGAGAAGATGAGGTCGGCCAAGCGCCGGCAACAGAACAACTTCCCTCAGTAG